One part of the Dioscorea cayenensis subsp. rotundata cultivar TDr96_F1 chromosome 2, TDr96_F1_v2_PseudoChromosome.rev07_lg8_w22 25.fasta, whole genome shotgun sequence genome encodes these proteins:
- the LOC120271598 gene encoding receptor-like protein EIX2: MGQLRWLEVLDLSVNNLSGVIPPTMTNLTSLNHLNLSYNNFYGEIPYGGQLQALPDPSIYSGNQGLCGFPLDKKCEITTPAQPPSLPNNEDDDNNLETIWFYLSMSLGFIFGFWAISGALILKKWWRYAYFRFIDHIYDKIYVIVAVNVKKMKRKGGLASE; the protein is encoded by the coding sequence ATGGGCCAGCTCAGGTGGTTGGAAGTTCTTGATTTATCAGTGAATAATCTTTCAGGTGTTATTCCTCCAACAATGACCAACTTAACATCATTGAATCATCTGAATTTATCGTACAACAATTTCTATGGTGAAATTCCATACGGTGGTCAACTTCAAGCACTTCCAGATCCATCTATTTATTCTGGAAATCAAGGTCTATGTGGTTTTCCATTAGATAAAAAGTGTGAGATTACAACACCAGCACAACCACCCTCATTGCCAaacaatgaagatgatgacaacAACTTGGAGACCATATGGTTTTATTTGAGCATGTCACTGGGATTCATATTTGGGTTTTGGGCAATTTCTGGTGCATTGATTCTGAAAAAGTGGTGGAGGTATGCCTATTTTCGATTTATTGATCATATTTATGATaagatttatgttattgttgctgtaaatgtaaaaaaaatgaagagaaaaggTGGCCTTGCTAGTGAATAG
- the LOC120274640 gene encoding receptor-like protein 35, producing the protein MALKDPNGRLSSWIGLDCCSWTGVHCHNYTGHVIRLDLRHNGGIGYLGGNYLDMVGSHWLTNLSSLQCLNLTEINFTNLRFLDLSSNDINSAMPLWLFKLSGLEYLNLQYNNFQDLIPSDIGKLTSLRVLDLSGTKYFSGDLNRLGEIFSGSLEELYWSDASLSGPLPSWLGNLKSLKALDLSYNSVYGSLLQLRLPSLQALYLSSTNFNGTIPYYLGQLFPELDMLDLSYNNIAVRPDWVPPPKLKYLHMNDCKVGPRFPSCQMQVLVMRYHYGFGTSLWIL; encoded by the exons ATGGCCTTGAAAGATCCCAATGGACGTCTCTCTTCTTGGATTGGCTTGGACTGTTGCTCTTGGACCGGCGTGCATTGCCACAACTACACTGGGCATGTTATAAGGCTTGATCTCCGACACAATGGTGGCATCGGGTACTTGGGAG GTAATTATCTTGATATGGTTGGAAGCCATTGGCTCAcaaatctttcttctcttcaatgCTTGAATTTGACTG AAATTAACTTTACAAATCTTCGATTCCTTGATCTTTCCTCCAATGATATTAACTCTGCCATGCCTCTTTGGTTGTTCAAGTTGAGTGGCCTTGAGTATCTTAATCttcaatataataattttcaagaCCTTATCCCTTCTGATATTGGGAAACTTACTTCTCTTAGGGTCCTTGATCTCTCGGGAACTAAATATTTCTCTGGTGATCTAAATAGATTGGGAGAAATATTTTCCGGGAGTTTAGAGGAGTTGTATTGGAGTGATGCATCACTCAGTGGGCCATTGCCAAGTTGGTTGGGGAACCTTAAGTCTCTTAAGGCTCTTGACCTTTCCTACAACTCAGTTTATGGCTCACTTCTTCAGCTCCGATTACCATCTTTGCAGGCCTTGTATCTTTCTTCCACTAATTTCAATGGAACTATTCCATACTATCTGGGACAATTATTTCCAGAGCTGGACATGTTGGAcctttcttataataatatagcAGTGAGACCTGATTGGGTTCCTCCACCTAAACTAAAATATTTGCATATGAACGATTGCAAAGTGGGCCCAAGATTTCCATCATGTCAAATGCAAGTATTGGTGATGCGCTACCACTATGGTTTTGGAACTTCTCTTTGGATATTGTAG